The genomic window AACCTCCAAAACTGTTTCTCTGTTTATGAAGTCTACTATACTCgctgtatatatacaaatatataactcCCTCATATCCCTTCTGGAAGGAAGGAGATACTTTTCACCTTTTCTTGTGAGATCTTCACCAATGCCTCAGTTCCTCAGACttctaatttccattttacactgTGATCATCACAGTGTTTGAGGATTTTTGCTTACTTTGCTCTGCGTCAATTCACATAGAATTCAGGTAACAGATGAGGCAAGCAAAACTAAATAGACAAAACCAAAAGCCAGCTCTTTGCTAAACTCAAAAATATAAATACCTTGGAGAGGAATTATCTTTTGAACAAGTACTGCTGAAAAAGTGCAAAATAATGTAATATGATTAGGATAAGACACATCTTATATCACAACAAGCTGAAGATGGATTTCTGTGCTATCCCATTTATCATGAAAATAAAACTCTGAAGAGAACAGGAGGTTTGTGTAAAACTGGCTCATGGAGAATTTTCTCTTGTGGTGGGATGATCAAGGAAAGAGCTTTGAtgatattgattaatttttttcagagttATAAATGATAATGATGTAGTTTGGGGAAAAAGAGTTTTGCATACAAAAGGATTCCAAGGGGAACCAAGATCAGTGGAAGAGCCAAGTACAAAACAATAATATgctgtaataaataaataaataaacaaacaaacaaacaaacaaacaaataaataaataaataaaagaggcaGCCTGTAACGATCATCTTGAGTACACACTTCTTtgtgtatggaaagtgttttatttgCTGGTGTTTCCAAAATTCAAGCCAACAaaacttgaaatatttttatttaatgtacaAATGGATTATACAAGAAAACTCACAACTCTCCACACCCTTTGGTCAGCCAActctactactaggcttatatcccccAAAAGTCAATGGCAGATGGAAAAGTCCACTATACAttaaaatattcacagcagcacTTCTCTTGGGTAGCTAAGAACTGCACACAAAGAGAATACTAATAAttggagaatgagagaaaaaaagtatagtcTATCAATATTCTAGGGTATTATTGGGCAATAAGAAATGACAGACAATAAGGCATTCACAGAAAAAATTAACTGCATTTCTATGGCTTTACCTAACGGTATGAATTTTCCATTATCCTAGAAAGCCTGTGCTCCAGCTAAAGGCCTTCCTTCCCACATCAGTTAGATTCATTCCAATACAACTTCTATCATTGCTAGTAAGGTGTGAACTGTAGAAGAAGACCTTCCTTCatccattacatttatagggcttctcaccagtatgaattctctgatgtgcaACAAAGTGAAAATTCTGTCTAAAAGCTTTTCCACGTTGATTATATTTAGAAgttttctctccagtatgaacctTCTGATGCAAAATAAGAGATGATTTTAGGAtaaaggccttcccacattcattgcattcataaggcttctctccagtgtggatccTCTGATGTACTCTAAGATTCGAGCTTCgactgaaggctttcccacattcgttACATTTGTAGGGCCTCTCGCCAGCATGGATACTCTGATGGGTAAGGAGGGATGTACTCTGGCTGAAGGACTtctcacattcattacatttataaggtttcccTCTAGTATGAATGTTCTGATGTCGAAGAAGGTCTCTGCTCTGGCTAAAGGCCTTCTCACATTCgttacatttatagggtttctctccagtgtgaatgtTCTGATGTCGAAGAAGGTCTCTGCTCTGgctaaaagcttttccacattcattacatttataaggcttctccCCAGTATGAATCCTCTGATGGACAGCAAGGTTGGAGTGgtttctaaaagcctttccacactgattgcattcataaggtttttctccagaatggattctctgatgtgcaatAAGGGATGAGCTATAACtaaaggccttcccacattcGTTACATCTATAGGGCTTTTCTCCAGTATGGATCCTCTGATGTCTATGAAGGTCTCTACTCTGGCTAaaagccttcccacattcattacacttatAAGCCTTTTCTACACTGTGAATTTTCTGATGTTGACTAAGATCTGTATTCCGAAAAAAggtctttccacattgattacattcataagattTCTTTCCCGTAGAAACTTTCTGATGTAGACTAAGAGATGAGTTATAGGTTATACTGTGTTCATTGTAATTATAAGGCATTTGTCCAGTATTACTCTTCTGATGACTAATACAATCTGGACTCAAGCTCAAGGATGTCTCACAGTGATCATCTTGAAAACTTTTCACTCCATGATGCTGAATAAGATCTATCTCCTCATCAAAACACTCCTCATAGCTCCTATATTTGGAATATCCATTCCCTGAGGTGATTTCCTTACATTCATATAAGTCTGAATATTGCCGTGAGCTCCTCTTACTTTCAGTGTATTCATGATGAATCTTTGACCTCTGATTAGACTTTCTTTCCAATTCATTATGTTTATCACCTTTTCCTTCACTAGTTTTCCTGAGGATCATTTTTAGTTGTTTTGAATCATTCTCCCAGTTGCCTTGCTTCTTCCCTAACCTGACATCTGAATCCCAAATCTCTCTTAATTTTAAATCACAGGAAACGCTCAGCTTTTCTGTTGTTTCCTTGATTTTTGGTTTGGTCTCCCCATCTGaaggaacaaaaagagaaaaatacataacTTTACTTTTACAGGTAGAAAGAAAACTAGTTTACAATTGGTCATTTCAGTCACTTTCTCCTTACCCTCCTCCCTCCTTGAATGCCTAGAGCACATCTAAGCTAGCCAGTCATAGTCCTAATACAGTACAGAGtgctcttctccctttcctttcccttattccttCCCTTGGCCACCTGGAAAGCATCAGAGCTTCTTGACTACTAACATGGCTTCAGTAAGACAGGAGTAACTAAACTCTATTCCTATCCAAGAGGTGGAGCCATGAAGTCTGATCATCTGCTTTGCCATTGCCTTCTAAGGTCCTCCAGACCTCTGCCCTCCAGATTACCCAGAACTGCCTTCTGACCTATTAGTGATGCTACCAAAGTGTCCAGTACATTGCCATTTACCTGGATTTAGGATTTCTGGGCCTTTGTAACTACACTGAAGCTAATAGAGTATGAGTTCCTTAAAAATAGGGAACATCTGACTTTTTCTACCTGGATCCTCATTACAATTCTGGCCACTTATAAATTGGTAATGAATGGTTCTTCATTAAGTGGCTCAAGAAGCAGAATCTTCACATTTGAAATGgaacaatcaagaaaaaaataaaaaattttagcttgaatttttaggattttctttacaaaaagGTTCTCATGATTTCACACTACATCTTCCCGACATCTTCCTGACACAGGAAAGGCAAGCATTCTTTATACTTTACTACTCAGGAAATGGACTCTGTGAGAGGATAAAAGCCACACTGCTAATAAGGGAGGTGTTCCAATTCCAATTCTAGTCCAGAGCTCTTTCTACAGACAGGAACTAGCTCTCTCTACTTGAGCATagtcatttttttcccaaaagttcattaattatttttattttttatcagtcAGTAATGAATGTGTTTtatctttctgcttttctgtgttttctatgctgtattaatttaataattgtgtCTGCATCTGTCTAAAGCCACTTTCCATGTCCTTGAGTAGAAGAATTTATCTTTCCCTCATAATTGGTTTaaaattatacaaagaaaaagttatcTACTATACCTTCAGCTCCTGGAcactgatttattatttttaagtctcACAGTTAACATGGTACCATACCCAAAAGAAATGGCATCTGTTGTTGCCAGTCCTTGAGAAATTAAGGAAGCCTTGATCCCTGGTAGTTTGATCCCCAAGCAAAGATTAAAGGATGCAAATGGGTTTAAGAAAATAACTGTCAGAAAGGGGTGTGGTTAGTCTTACTTGAATGTCAGTCCACTTTTCTTAATATGGCCATTAGTAATGTTCCACAACTACCAAGTTTCCTAGGGCTCAATAGACtggctttgtttaaaaaaaaaatactcatcaTTGTCAATAAATGGATCTTACTCAAAATATCTGCCTTATTCTATCCTTATTCTATTACTTGAGACAATTTCCCTCAAGTAATTGCCAGTGATACACAGTCATCAACCTGGGAAGCAACCCTTAGAGATTACAAACTATTTTCATGGGGGCCACATCCCTACCTCTTCAGTGGTCTCTGCTACTGAAGTCCCACAAAAGCAACTCTCTTACTATAACAATTTCTGACATTGTCATATAGTTCCGTATCAGAAatggctaggattttattttattaaatgacaTTAAATAATATGCAATACCTCTGCACGAGGGCCATGAGATCTTTCTGTTGGACTTGGAACCAAAAGctctaaattttctcttcccatttagaaattaatttcttgagaacaaggtatttcttgccttttaatttaaaattccaGCCCTTAGCACTATGTATTTTACaaaatagttgcttaataaatgttctttcattaattcattcaatactTTACCATTTAAACTTCCGTGGCCCTGCCCTCACCTTAGTGTGGGTTAAACAGAGCCCACACAAACCTGTTgaccctttatttttcttgtgaaaatatagaaatatcctCATGACATGGAGTGTCGAGAAACAAATATTCCAGGGAGATCACAACAGATCCCCTAACAATAGGCTGTCCCTCATTAAAGACAGTTTCTATCCCTGCAGCTAAAGTTCAGGAGAGTTTCTGGACTGCCTTGTCTCATTTTTTATtctgctgttttgttttgttttgtttttgcatgaaCTGTGGTCTAGACATATCTCCTCAACCAAGTGACTTGTTGAAcccatgtatttatttatgtgtttgtttgttctttgctgaggcaattgggattaagcgacttgcccagggttgaaTCCTGGAAATTCCACTTTATAAAAGTTGATGAGCTGTTTATTGAACTTCTATTTGCTCctaaagcatttcttaagcagaTATCAATGTGAGTCATTCATAAAAGGAGATATACTTTATTCCACAGCTAGATGTCATCCTTCTAAGGTGATTTGAGCATCCTGGACAATAGAAAACAATTACCCTATTTCAAGCCCTTCTTCAGGCTTGGGAAATTGCTTTAATCTATTAGGAAGTGAAATACTGCTGGCTCAATGACAAGTTAGGGAAAGTGACTCAGAGGAATGACTTCTGGGACAAAAGAGACCCCTGaatattggggaggagagaagctTTATGTCATACAGAGAACCATTCTTTTTTTCAGGGATGCAAAGATCCcacaagagaaatgaagaaaataactcatgtTGATAAAAAGGGTTTTATAacaatgttttatataaaaagtCTTAACCCTTTTCAAATGACCTGGGGGAATTTGAGGAGCATGATTTATTCTATATTTCCAAATGTACTTGCTATCTCCAGAAGAAGACTTCCCAAGCCCAGAGCCCATTCATTCACTCACCTAGACCAGAGCTCTTTGTATCTACTTCCTTCAGGATCCACGGTATTTCTGCTTGGTCCACTTGGGAGATCAGATTCGCTTTGGGAACTGGAAGCCCTGCACATGGTAAATAAGGGAGGCCTGAGCACACAGAGAATCCCAGAATTCAGTGTTCTTCAGGGAAAAGGGACATTCAGGGAAGGGTGTGTTTCAAGAGCCCTTTAGATATGCTGTTGGGAGCTACAGGAGAGGAGGGGGGCATTCATTAaacccatttgggatcagaaaatTGGTTCTCTGCCCAGTCCCCTTCTTAAAGAAATTTCCATGATTCTAATATCTTCAAtggaatttaatataattaaaagagtaAAGACAGACTTTTTTCTGCTAGGCCTCTGAGGGCAGGACTAGAAGCAGAAGATTACAAATGGAGGTCCTATGTGGGGAAGGGCATCCCAATGAGAAAGCATCCCAAAGGAAAGGGGTTGCCTCAAGAGTTGAGGAGTTCCCTTCAGAGGAggttttcaagcaaaaaatgtTTGACCATTAATTAGGTAGGAAGCAGAGGAAGTATAGGAAATCAGAGACTTGATAATCTCTCAGATCATTTCTGAGTCTGAAATTCTTCAACTGATTTCATCTTTGATGTAAATTCCCCAGGAACATTAAGAGACAGTCTCAAAAACAGCAAATCAAACTCCCAGATTCCTACTAGGTTTTATATAAGAACAGAGAGCATCAGGGACTCTAACTCTTGGATAGAAAGGACTAAAGATCTTCTGGTTTCTATTGATGGATAAATACTTCATATTCTGTgcagaagaggagaggaaagagcaaGTAAACTGTTCTCACCTAAAGAGAGTAGGCTCTGAAAGATCTCCAGCATGACTTCCTTGTACAGTTCCTTCTGAGAAGAGTCAAGAAGGCACCACTCCTCCTGGctgaagtccacagccacatccttgaaagtcacagatttctaaaataataaaggCCATAGGAATTAAATCtgaaaagactttagagatcaccTAGTTCAGCATTCTCAATGTACAGAGGAGAAAAATCATGTTTAAAGAAGATAACAGACCGGTTCAAAGGTCACCATGCTCATAAATCAATATTTGAAACCATAATTTAAGAACTAAATGGAATGTTGGGAAGAACAGTTTGAGTTAGCATTTGAAAGACGTTGAGAAATGCCTTATTATGAAGATATAGAGATAGAAGACATGTCTATTATGTGTCATTATTAAGGTTTTGTGAGGATCTGCAGAGAAGATACGGAAAGACAAGGCGATAGGAACCTCCTTTCTCACCAAAACTATGCTAAGTgatatttttttcactcttttttttaaattttataattataactttttttgacagtacatatgcatgggtaaatttttacaatattatcccttgcactcacttcttttttgatttttcctttccttccctccaccccttcccctagatggcaggcagtcttatacatattagatatgttataatatatcccagatacaatatatgcgtgcagaaccgaatttcttgttgcacagggagaattggattcagaaggtaaaaataacctgggaagaaaaataaaaaatgcaaacagtttacactcatttcccagtgttccttctctggatgtagctgattctgttcatcattgatcaattggaactgaattagatcttctctttgttgaagatatcctaagtgatatttttataaagaaactttataaagaaaattctatGAATAGTTTGTgagaatctagaaagaaaaatgtatccTCCAAAAAAGAATTCCTTGGGGTTaatgaaggggaggaaaaaaaatacaacatgCTTTGCTCTCCAAGAAAGATTCTGGCTCTTATCTTTAAGAGAAATATGAagagaattgttttttaaaaaataaaattttattggtaCCTTTTATTTAATATTGCCTTGATTTGTTCCTGTGTCACTGCCCATTccatcctagaaaatcatccttttaataaagttgttttgttttgttttgtttttaagagaaacAGGTTAACTGTTTGGGAGtggttattctttccatttacattattgtagtgaTTGAGTATGATATTTGCTTGGATCTCCTTACTTTACATTGCATCCGTTATACAAGTCCTTGCAAGTGtctctatatttatcatattctttGTTTCTTGAAGCACAGTGATATTGCATTACCTTCATGTTCTATTCCCTAATCAACAAGCATCTGCCTTGTTTCTCTTATTTGCTACTACTAAATTTGAAGTGGAAACATTGGGGCATATATGGGCTTTACTTTTTAAAGCTGAATTCCTTGCCTAGCAGGAAAAACTCTGATTCAAGGAGCCAGAATGATTATACTCAGTCATCACTTTACCAATAATCAGTTCCATACCTGTCTTCCCACAGTGCCGCCAGTACTGACTGGTCCTATTTTTGGTCACGGGATTTCTCTTCTTATTGGTGATTCAGAGAATTCTCACATTTGATTGTTAATAGTTGGcaattcttcttttaagaaatgcttgttcatgactcagcaatataatgatcctaaactactctgaaggactgaTGATAttaaaatgctatccattcccaaagaaagaactgattttgtCTGAATTAgattgaagtatatatatatatatatatatgtgtgtgtgtgtgtgtgtgtgtgtgtgtgtgtgtgtatgtgtgtgtatgtatgtataacataatatatatgcatatattatagatacttatatgtatgtgtgtgtatatatatatatatatacacaaaatacatatacacacacatgcacatatgatAGCCCTTAAATTAGGGTAAGGagtaggaggaaggggaaaaaaaagaaaagaaggcaggCTCTGAATGCTGAAAtggctctttttttccatttgttgtcCTTGTGAtgctctttgggattttcttgacaaagacactggagtgatttgccatctccttctccagctcattttacagatgaggaatctgaaagAAACAGATTATGTATCTTGCCCTAAGTCGCACAGCTACTAAGtctctgatgtcagatttgaattcatgaaggtaagtcttcctgactgcagatctGGCAACCCATTCACTGTGCTATCATCTGCCTTTACTTAAATGGATCTTTATTTGGTTTTAaaggatatatattttatgtagttGTTAAAGACCTTCACAAGCTTGGCTCTTCCAGTCTCATTCGACATCACTCCTATCCTTCACTCTTTAATACAGCCCACCTATCCTCTCTATTCCTTACAGAATTTCTCATGTCAAGGCCTTTGCACCCATGACTTTGTGCCTCCTTAAAGTCAactcaaaaattcttttttccccttctctctgtctctctttgtctctatctctcttcctaaCTGTCTCTctgttagacacaactgaaaatgattggaaaacacagagagagagaaaatgagagcaacagagagacagaggcagagagagagagggggggggcagaggggggaatggagggaaggagagagggagagagaaactgaaagagaaacaaacagaaaggGAGATAtgtagagaggcagagagagacggagaaagaacaagaacaaaagaacaagaagaggaggaggaggagaaagggaggagggagagagggagagagaaactgaaagagagaaacaaacagaaagggagagatgtagacaggcagagagacagagacaaagacagagagacaaagagacagacagacagagaaagaggagagggcaagaggtgaagagaaagagagggagaaaggaagaggaagagagagagaaggagagggaaaggaatagaaagagggagaggagagagggagaaaaggaggagggagagagagacagaaacaaagacagtgacagagagatgaaagcaaagaaaggaaCCAGAAGTTGAAAATAAGAGCATGGAATTGTCATATAGATTTATTGTTAGAAATAAttgaggattctgggaagatggcagagtagattggcaaatttcaagttctccccatttcccccacaaatagaacaaaattgcacctcagggcaaatatagattggttaaaaaaaaaatcaagaagacttggggcagaaaaGGTATCCCCCAGATaaaagccaggaagatctgaagaAATACCTGGGGCCAGGATTAACCCGTATGAAGTGCAAACAGGAGGCCAGAGGTGACTAGGTGAGTCCGGAGCCTCAGGAGGAAGCACAGACCTTCACCTCCCGGACTGCTCGGAATCCAGGTCTGAGTCTGGAAGACTGAATGAACCTCAGCTGATTGGGAACATCAGGCACAGCTGAGCTGCTGAGATTTGGCCCTGGGAGAGAAGGAGACAGCACACCAGGAGTGCACAAGCAGGGGGCATGGGCgttgctggctgtgggcacttgcagaagTAGGGAACTCTTGGTTTAGGATTCCTGGTCATAGGGGAGAGATGAAGGGAAGCTAGAGATACCATCCCccaccccaggattagaggtacttacactaatatctcttatttaaaaaaaaaaaaaaaaaaaggaaccagcaaagaagaaaaaaaccccaccatagaaacatactatgagaacagggaagaccagagttcaactTCACAGgaagacactgaagtaaaaaaaaaaaaaaactcctgtcCCAAAGAATACTGTGAAatagctccctgcccagagagaatttatagaagaactctaaaaaaaacaacttaaaaaatcaaaggaaaacaagaagattatgaaaaaaaaaaaaaagttaaccagctagaaaaggagatagagccTCAAAAATGAAactaactctgaaaattagaattaggtgAGGGCAGCCAGTGAAGccatgagagaccaagaaataacaaaaccgattataaagtatgaaaaaaacagaacagaatttgaaacataagaaaaatgacagatttggaggacagatcaagaagagaaaatataagaataattgtactgcctgaaagttgtgaccaaaggaccttgacacaataatgcaagaaataattgaagaaaattgtcctagaatgacagaacatgaggggaaagtaggaatagaaaaaatccatCGATCACCACCAtaatgagatcctttgtggaaaacacataggaacattattgccaaatttcgaAGGAACAAAACccgatcaaagagaaaattttgaaagaaataaacaaacaaaaaaattagttcaaatagactggaactacaattagaattgtacaggacttagcacctacaataaaaaaaaaaaaaaaaaaaaacacaggtccTAGactcatatctaccaacaatcaaaagaactaagcctgtggccaaaaatatcatatccagcaaaattatctatagtattgaacaagaaaaatggacattcaataaacttgcagattttcaggactttctatcaaccaaatccaaacttaattttaacatttaataaataaaatttaataaaacttaacatttaagagccaatatcaaagatcaattccaaggaactcaacatggacaaaatgtttatttttttttacaaaagaaatttaCAGTATTGTTGACATCAACAATACcacagctcaaaaaaaaaaaaaaatgctaaaaccCAGAATGTACTTAAAGCTATTTGATGACTTGAGGACAACTTATTGAGTTCTGGGATCTTCAGCAGATTCTCTTGAGCTGTCCTGGAAATTTTCCAGCATGAATTCAACTAGTAAACTTTCTAGATGTATATATCAAGGCCACTGTCAGAAAAGAATGCAGGGTCACAGCTCAGGAGAAACTGTATTGCCTTGAGCCAACTGTAACTCTGGGGTGTAGACCACTTAGAAACAAGCTCAGCCCCATCCTATCCTGTAGCGAGCT from Sminthopsis crassicaudata isolate SCR6 chromosome 3, ASM4859323v1, whole genome shotgun sequence includes these protein-coding regions:
- the LOC141564717 gene encoding uncharacterized protein LOC141564717 isoform X1, with the protein product MEPEGMAPGTERTVPLKSVTFKDVAVDFSQEEWCLLDSSQKELYKEVMLEIFQSLLSLGLPVPKANLISQVDQAEIPWILKEVDTKSSGLDGETKPKIKETTEKLSVSCDLKLREIWDSDVRLGKKQGNWENDSKQLKMILRKTSEGKGDKHNELERKSNQRSKIHHEYTESKRSSRQYSDLYECKEITSGNGYSKYRSYEECFDEEIDLIQHHGVKSFQDDHCETSLSLSPDCISHQKSNTGQMPYNYNEHSITYNSSLSLHQKVSTGKKSYECNQCGKTFFRNTDLSQHQKIHSVEKAYKCNECGKAFSQSRDLHRHQRIHTGEKPYRCNECGKAFSYSSSLIAHQRIHSGEKPYECNQCGKAFRNHSNLAVHQRIHTGEKPYKCNECGKAFSQSRDLLRHQNIHTGEKPYKCNECEKAFSQSRDLLRHQNIHTRGKPYKCNECEKSFSQSTSLLTHQSIHAGERPYKCNECGKAFSRSSNLRVHQRIHTGEKPYECNECGKAFILKSSLILHQKVHTGEKTSKYNQRGKAFRQNFHFVAHQRIHTGEKPYKCNG
- the LOC141564717 gene encoding uncharacterized protein LOC141564717 isoform X2; this encodes MLEIFQSLLSLGLPVPKANLISQVDQAEIPWILKEVDTKSSGLDGETKPKIKETTEKLSVSCDLKLREIWDSDVRLGKKQGNWENDSKQLKMILRKTSEGKGDKHNELERKSNQRSKIHHEYTESKRSSRQYSDLYECKEITSGNGYSKYRSYEECFDEEIDLIQHHGVKSFQDDHCETSLSLSPDCISHQKSNTGQMPYNYNEHSITYNSSLSLHQKVSTGKKSYECNQCGKTFFRNTDLSQHQKIHSVEKAYKCNECGKAFSQSRDLHRHQRIHTGEKPYRCNECGKAFSYSSSLIAHQRIHSGEKPYECNQCGKAFRNHSNLAVHQRIHTGEKPYKCNECGKAFSQSRDLLRHQNIHTGEKPYKCNECEKAFSQSRDLLRHQNIHTRGKPYKCNECEKSFSQSTSLLTHQSIHAGERPYKCNECGKAFSRSSNLRVHQRIHTGEKPYECNECGKAFILKSSLILHQKVHTGEKTSKYNQRGKAFRQNFHFVAHQRIHTGEKPYKCNG